Within Crassostrea angulata isolate pt1a10 chromosome 2, ASM2561291v2, whole genome shotgun sequence, the genomic segment CGGGTAGTAGAAATGAGTGCTCTTTGGTGCATAGTGATTCACCACGGAGTGGAACACTTCAAGGCTGTAGGTTTGGTGAGTAGGTGAAAGTTTGGCAATGTCCTTTACAAGGAAAGGGCTCAAAATGATTTCTTTCATCAGCTTGTAGGGGACCGAACCTGAAGTTGACAAAAATTATGTTAAATCTTGAATGCAACAAgtataaattatttgattttaccGAACTGATTTTGAAAACATTACCTTCTTTAATCCATTGTCTTTCATCATTGATTGGAGCATGCTCACATCTAGGGTACTTCCTGGAGTGGTTTTCATGTTTGTTGGCAATGTGGTTGACAACAGATGCCCACTTAGCTTGCTTCAGTTCACCATCATCTTCACTTGATGAAGCTGTCCAGTGGCAATGGTTAGCAATAGACTTAATCCAAGGTCGTATTTGCTCACCGCTGACCTTTTTTGATGCTATTTCAAGTTTCTTAGATACACCTTAGTAAAGTATAAAAGTAGAAGCCGGTTatttaaatagaaatttaatgaaaatcgcaatatatttagaaatgcattaaCCTGAATTACCTTTTGCAATGTGCCAGACATCAAAGTAATGATTTTTCTCTGCATGACAGTCTTTCATGTACTTTTTGACCATGGAATGGCGATCAGTGACTAGTGTTTTGATGTTCACatgatcttttaaaaatccCATAGCTCTTTTCAAACCTGCAAGTTCCATGTGGGATGATCCTTTGACTTCATTACTCTGCgaacaaaaaaacccataaagTATATGATACAaagtatatttaagaaaattgtttccATCTTAGAAAATGATAGTAAATGTGCATAACTTTGGTAAAATGCCATCTGAATGTTTTACCTGAACAAGCTGAAAATCTAGAATTTTGTTCCTTTCCAGATCCATGATTGTATATGTCCCATATTTAGCAGAGTATCCGGGTGAGTCGCACCTAGCATCTCCACCTACAACAACATCTTGGCTTGGTCCATCCTTTATTTCTGTTAACAACTGGGACTGTTCAAAATCCCAGGTTTTCGTCGCAGAAGGTACAACATAATATGCCTGTAGTCTGTTGTATGTCCTAGCAGTGAACATCTGTAGGTTCATGTTCTTAAATACTTGCAATACTTTGGTAGCATTGCAGCCACTAGTCAGTATGGCAGTAGCTGTGAAAAGATTGGACCAAGGCAAAGTGTTGTGGCATGGTTGACTACTCCAAGTAAATTCGTGcccatttaaacattttgaagatGTGTAAATGAATGTCCCTCTAAAAAACTTGATAACAGGTGTACATTCTGCACTACAGTAGCGACATACAGACAACAATTCAGCTAGTGCAGTTTCACTGACTAAGAACTGCTTCTCATCCATGGGTGCTGTATCCTGTCTTAACTTGTAAGTCGCCGTCTGAACTTCCCCTTCACCATCCTCGTCATCCTCAACTTCAAGGTCAGAGTCATCTGGAAGATAAAGCTCGTCTGAATCTTCCTCTTCTTCCTCAGTTGAATCTTCATCATTATCTTCAGGTTCATCACTTTGAATATCTTCCATAACTTGGTGTGACAATGATGAAATCGATTGAACTTGGGTTATTGTTTCATCTGTCTGAGTGCCAAATGATCTCTGCTTTACTTTCAATGAAGCTATTCGCTCATCTGTCTGATTGGACCTTGTTCGTTGAGGAGGGTGAATATCAACCTGAACTTTTTTGTTTCTAGTTTCTTTGGAGGGTTCTGTGGGAAGGGTTTCAGGGATTATACTTATATTTTCCAAAGAAGCATCATATGGGAGTGACAAACTTTCGTTCAAAGCTTCATTTAGAACCTgtatcagtattaaaaacaaagCTTCAGTTGCACATATTAACTGTCATCTATGCTTACCAAAAGCATATTGAGAGActtgaaatataataataaagaatatgaataaatactgtaatacagaaaaacaaatttttctatagtgtaaattttactttaaaaaacttaCCTCTGCTCGCTGCCGTTTTGCATATGCTCCTCGCACTTTACTAGGTTTTTCTGAATTGCCTTGTTCTTCAACAAACAAAAGTGGTATATCTGGCACAGCATCAGGTTTTAAACGTTTCCTAAAGCTGTACTCTAGGCCTAGAGTACTCAGCATCTCAGGATCCTGATCATAACACTTGTTTGAAAAGTGTACTGAGCACAGTCTATGTCCATCTCCAGGTGTAAAATCCTTCCTTCTGCAGTAATAAATCCACTGCTTCCTCAAATTAGAATCTTTTGGAAAGTGGAAAAAACTAAGCCCACTACCCTTTCCTGCCTTGTTGTTGCAACCAAATGCAGCACAGTTGAccattatacattaaaaatgtgTGTAACCTCTATATCTCAATTGTAAACAAAGAACTGATGCTGATAACTGGGACGAACCTCTGACGTAGAGCCTCTTTATCAGTTCAGAATTATGCATATTCTGACCAGCTGTCTTATCAGCACTACACCGCGGGATATACAAACAGCTTAATAGAAATGCTTGGTTATCTCTTTTTTTATCAGCTCCATTAGCATTTTTTACAGGAAAATAAAAGATTAACAAAATCGTGTCACAAATCCTTTAAGGTAGTCCTTTACTCGGCACTAAATAAGCTTAATCattcaaaca encodes:
- the LOC128171630 gene encoding uncharacterized protein LOC128171630 — encoded protein: MEDIQSDEPEDNDEDSTEEEEEDSDELYLPDDSDLEVEDDEDGEGEVQTATYKLRQDTAPMDEKQFLVSETALAELLSVCRYCSAECTPVIKFFRGTFIYTSSKCLNGHEFTWSSQPCHNTLPWSNLFTATAILTSGCNATKVLQVFKNMNLQMFTARTYNRLQAYYVVPSATKTWDFEQSQLLTEIKDGPSQDVVVGGDARCDSPGYSAKYGTYTIMDLERNKILDFQLVQSNEVKGSSHMELAGLKRAMGFLKDHVNIKTLVTDRHSMVKKYMKDCHAEKNHYFDVWHIAKGVSKKLEIASKKVSGEQIRPWIKSIANHCHWTASSSEDDGELKQAKWASVVNHIANKHENHSRKYPRCEHAPINDERQWIKEGSVPYKLMKEIILSPFLVKDIAKLSPTHQTYSLEVFHSVVNHYAPKSTHFYYPAMYARLSVAALHFNENSGRQQATSKSGELQYGISYPKAKKGLEAVVKPKKTPPTFNYVTIIKQAVHERRSSECPSYRSAALDISVLNEDVPVPLTQNFEHFEKAALIRRHSSRYARR
- the LOC128171857 gene encoding THAP domain-containing protein 2-like — translated: MVNCAAFGCNNKAGKGSGLSFFHFPKDSNLRKQWIYYCRRKDFTPGDGHRLCSVHFSNKCYDQDPEMLSTLGLEYSFRKRLKPDAVPDIPLLFVEEQGNSEKPSKVRGAYAKRQRAENPPKKLETKKFRLIFTLLNEQGPIRQMSE